In the Telopea speciosissima isolate NSW1024214 ecotype Mountain lineage chromosome 2, Tspe_v1, whole genome shotgun sequence genome, one interval contains:
- the LOC122650833 gene encoding probable cysteine protease RD19D yields the protein MGRALASAVGVVVLTYALTIFAVALQVQLEGISEEPKIYQVTDDQRNQKFTGGWRPGTEKQFHIFMENYGKKYSTREEYLHRLGVFAKNIVRAAENQVLDPTAVHGVTPFSDLSQDEFENMFTGLRVGSPLNELVSSTAPSLEVDGLPTNYDWREKGAVTEVKKQGICGACWAFSTTGAVEGANFLATGKLTSLSEQQLVDCDNTCDAKKKTSCDKGCSGGLMTNAYKYLMEAGGLEEEKSYPYTGKREECKFDPEKIAVRVVNFSTIPLDENQIAAHLVQSGPLAVGLNAAFMQTYIGGVSCPLICAKRRVNHGVLLVGYGEKGFSILRLGYRPYWIVKNSWGKRWGEHGYYRLCKGHGMCGINTMVSAVVTATIPATKST from the exons atgGGACGAGCTCTAGCTTCAGCAGTGGGTGTCGTAGTACTAACCTACGCACTCACCATTTTTGCTGTTGCACTTCAAGTTCAACTTGAAGGCATTTCAGAAGAACCAAAAATTTATCAAGTGACAGACGATCAAAGAAACCAGAAATTCACCGGAGGATGGCGTCCGGGAACGGAAAAGCAGTTCCATATATTCATGGAGAACTACGGAAAGAAATACTCGACGAGAGAGGAATATCTTCACCGTCTCGGTGTGTTCGCCAAGAACATTGTGAGAGCTGCAGAGAACCAGGTTTTGGACCCAACTGCTGTTCATGGTGTCACACCCTTCTCTGACCTCTCCCAAGATGAATTCGAGAATATGTTCACCGGATTAAGAGTTGGGTCTCCTCTGAACGAATTAGTTTCTTCAACCGCACCAAGCTTGGAAGTTGATGGATTGCCTACAAACTACGATTGGAGAGAAAAAGGAGCTGTCACAGAGGTCAAAAAGCAG GGCATATGTGGAGCTTGTTGGGCTTTTAGCACCACAGGGGCTGTGGAAGGAGCCAACTTTTTAGCAACTGGGAAGCTTACAAGTCTTAGTGAGCAACAGCTTGTAGATTGTGATAACACATGCGACGCCAAGAAGAAGACATCATGTGACAAAGGATGCAGTGGAGGGCTAATGACAAATGCCTACAAGTATCTGATGGAAGCTGGAGGTTTAGAGGAAGAGAAGTCATACCCTTACACTGGGAAACGTGAGGAATGCAAGTTCGACCCTGAGAAGATAGCTGTTCGGGTTGTCAATTTCTCCACCATCCCTCTTGATGAGAATCAAATTGCAGCTCATTTAGTCCAGAGTGGCCCCCTTGCAG TGGGATTGAATGCGGCATTTATGCAAACATATATTGGGGGAGTTTCATGTCCATTGATATGTGCAAAGAGAAGGGTCAACCATGGAGTATTGCTGGTGGGATATGGTGAGAAGGGCTTTTCCATACTCAGACTCGGCTACAGGCCATACTGGATCGTCAAGAACTCATGGGGAAAGCGATGGGGAGAACATGGGTATTATCGTCTCTGCAAGGGGCATGGCATGTGTGGCATCAACACAATGGTCTCTGCTGTTGTGACTGCCACCATCCCTGCAACTAAATCTACATGA